The following are from one region of the Rosistilla carotiformis genome:
- a CDS encoding DUF58 domain-containing protein has product MHKSPHKGFSVEFKEHRQYVHGDEIRTIDWKLFGKTDRLYIREYEEETNLRCNILLDKSGSMGYCGSRSGGVSKHDYAVRLAACLGHLMLAQQDAVGLIHFDDAVRRIIPPRSKPTHLTAIVNELSGLKAEHETELASVFHQLVPKIPRRGLLVIISDLFGNIDELMKALAHFRHAKHEIVIFQIWDPDELDFPFRQWTQFQSLEQKSHRRLIDPAHLRKAYLKNLETFREALTAGCHRNRIDLVPVVTDQPYAEALASYLATRRRLR; this is encoded by the coding sequence TTGCACAAATCGCCTCACAAAGGCTTCAGCGTCGAATTCAAAGAGCACCGCCAATACGTCCATGGCGACGAGATCCGCACGATCGATTGGAAGCTGTTTGGCAAAACCGATCGCTTGTACATCCGGGAGTACGAGGAGGAGACGAACCTTCGCTGCAACATCCTGCTCGATAAAAGCGGATCGATGGGATACTGCGGTTCCCGTTCCGGCGGCGTCAGCAAACACGACTACGCCGTTCGGCTCGCCGCTTGCCTTGGGCACCTGATGCTCGCTCAACAGGATGCTGTGGGGCTGATCCATTTTGACGACGCGGTCCGACGGATCATCCCGCCACGCTCCAAGCCGACGCATCTGACAGCGATTGTTAACGAATTGAGTGGCCTGAAAGCGGAACACGAAACCGAACTGGCCAGCGTGTTCCATCAACTGGTCCCCAAGATTCCGCGGCGCGGGCTGCTGGTGATCATCTCCGATCTGTTCGGCAATATCGACGAACTGATGAAGGCGTTGGCTCATTTTCGACACGCCAAGCACGAGATCGTGATCTTCCAAATCTGGGATCCCGACGAATTGGATTTTCCCTTCCGACAGTGGACTCAGTTTCAATCGCTGGAACAGAAATCCCATCGCCGGCTGATCGATCCGGCGCATCTGCGGAAGGCTTATTTGAAAAATTTGGAGACGTTTCGCGAAGCCTTAACCGCCGGCTGCCATCGCAATCGTATCGACTTGGTCCCCGTCGTTACCGATCAACCGTACGCCGAAGCGTTGGCATCGTATCTGGCGACAAGGAGGCGGCTGCGATGA
- a CDS encoding BatA domain-containing protein, translating to MSFLNVALLGGIAAFAIPLIIHLLNRSKFKTLDWGAMHLLDSVVASNSRRIRLEQLLLLLIRCAIPALLAFCLARPVLTQWQSLPGDAPASTVILLDNSYSMDAMGESGTRIAEATNDTQRIVDSIGKGSDTSLIVTGGVPAPLFDTPVFDTKAITDQLSFLDTGRGATSLSQTLELGASLVSGMASSRRNLILISDFQQADVDALTDSQIAKFREQIAGQAVPPSITLIPRRGDRTDNLAIDDVELSTTALGVGQQLKVRVRIKNYGSLDVPEARLQFAVDDRLVGVTELAVAGDATAQALFVHKFEKPGSHVLRFDVDAGDDLKTDNQYVAVVDVIDSIEVLMIDGAPSREPMRGETDFLSVALTPFSLGRMQLADLVETKIVSVNEVDDDTLRWARVVIMANVAKVDDGRLSKLQEFVQRGGGLIVFAGNNVNVDWYNRTFYEQRGLFPLPIEGIGGGVDKSDAGARIVAQYFDHPALQIFNSGKSGSDELAQADIAQWYVLGKPTDTSANRIQAVSNKAKSANAKDDPLASVLIRLDSGDPLFVEKPVGKGYVLACATTADADWTNLPLRPVYLPLIQQLVTSIATRGVPASNLAAGETLVALYESSAADTTQVLSLPGNKQRSLRPVVEEHRSVIRYPGTTQPGVYTLTQPDAAPRHFAVETDRSESNLTSIDDERLQELADALGAEVVADGDAYVALDASRRHGREVWRWALLGLLGLLFVELFFQQRFSRVRG from the coding sequence ATGAGCTTTTTAAACGTCGCCCTGCTAGGTGGAATCGCTGCCTTTGCGATCCCTCTGATCATCCATCTACTCAACCGCAGCAAATTCAAGACGCTCGATTGGGGCGCGATGCATCTGTTGGATTCAGTCGTCGCCAGCAACAGCCGGCGAATCCGGTTGGAGCAGTTGTTGTTGCTTCTGATTCGTTGTGCGATCCCGGCACTTTTAGCTTTCTGTTTGGCACGCCCGGTGTTAACGCAGTGGCAATCGTTGCCAGGCGATGCTCCCGCGTCAACGGTGATCCTGTTGGATAACAGCTATTCGATGGATGCGATGGGGGAATCGGGAACCCGTATCGCCGAAGCGACCAACGATACCCAGCGGATTGTCGACAGCATCGGTAAAGGGTCGGACACCTCTTTGATTGTGACCGGCGGCGTCCCGGCACCGCTGTTCGACACGCCGGTTTTTGATACCAAAGCGATCACCGACCAACTGAGCTTCCTCGATACCGGCCGCGGGGCGACGTCGCTGTCGCAAACATTGGAACTCGGCGCGTCGCTGGTTTCCGGGATGGCCAGTTCTCGACGCAATTTGATTTTGATCAGCGACTTCCAGCAGGCCGACGTCGATGCGTTGACCGATTCGCAGATCGCCAAGTTCCGCGAGCAAATCGCCGGGCAAGCTGTTCCGCCATCGATCACGTTGATCCCACGTCGTGGCGACCGGACCGATAACCTGGCAATCGACGACGTCGAACTCTCCACCACGGCCCTGGGCGTCGGACAACAGCTCAAGGTCCGCGTGCGGATCAAGAACTACGGCTCGCTGGATGTTCCTGAAGCCCGACTTCAATTTGCGGTCGACGATCGTTTGGTTGGGGTTACGGAATTGGCAGTCGCTGGCGATGCGACGGCCCAAGCGCTGTTCGTCCACAAATTTGAAAAGCCCGGCTCGCACGTCTTGAGGTTCGATGTCGACGCGGGGGACGATCTGAAGACCGACAACCAATACGTCGCGGTCGTCGATGTGATCGACAGCATCGAAGTCTTGATGATCGACGGCGCTCCCAGCCGCGAACCGATGCGTGGGGAAACCGACTTCCTGTCGGTCGCGCTGACCCCGTTTTCGTTGGGGCGGATGCAGTTGGCCGATCTTGTCGAAACGAAGATCGTCAGCGTCAACGAAGTCGATGACGACACGTTGCGTTGGGCACGCGTGGTAATCATGGCCAACGTTGCCAAAGTCGACGACGGACGCTTGTCCAAGCTGCAAGAATTTGTCCAACGTGGAGGCGGTTTGATCGTCTTTGCCGGCAACAACGTGAACGTCGATTGGTACAACCGCACGTTCTACGAACAGCGCGGCCTGTTCCCGTTGCCGATCGAAGGGATCGGTGGGGGAGTCGACAAAAGCGATGCGGGAGCGCGGATCGTCGCCCAATACTTCGATCACCCCGCGTTGCAAATTTTTAACAGCGGCAAATCGGGCAGCGACGAACTGGCGCAAGCCGACATCGCCCAGTGGTATGTGTTGGGCAAACCGACCGACACGTCGGCCAATCGCATCCAAGCGGTATCGAACAAAGCTAAATCGGCAAACGCGAAAGACGATCCGTTGGCATCGGTCTTGATTCGGTTGGACAGCGGCGACCCGTTGTTCGTCGAAAAGCCGGTCGGCAAGGGATATGTCTTGGCTTGTGCGACCACGGCCGATGCCGATTGGACCAACCTTCCATTGCGGCCCGTCTACCTGCCGCTGATCCAACAATTGGTCACTTCGATCGCCACGCGAGGCGTCCCCGCGTCGAACCTCGCTGCGGGAGAAACCTTGGTTGCGTTGTATGAATCGTCGGCTGCCGATACGACGCAAGTCCTCTCTTTGCCCGGCAATAAGCAGCGGTCGCTGCGTCCGGTGGTCGAAGAGCATCGTTCGGTGATCCGTTATCCCGGCACGACGCAGCCCGGCGTCTACACGTTAACGCAGCCCGACGCCGCGCCACGCCACTTTGCCGTCGAAACCGATCGCAGCGAATCGAACCTCACGTCGATCGATGACGAACGGTTGCAGGAACTTGCTGACGCGTTGGGGGCTGAAGTCGTCGCCGATGGCGATGCGTACGTCGCATTGGATGCCAGCCGCCGCCACGGACGTGAAGTCTGGCGTTGGGCGCTGCTGGGATTGTTAGGGCTACTGTTTGTAGAACTCTTTTTCCAACAACGGTTTTCAAGAGTTCGCGGATGA
- a CDS encoding PQQ-binding-like beta-propeller repeat protein: MKKIVWSIVTVFVVASSVVAEDWPQWRGQARDGKSSETGLFGNWGSDGPPAGWTAEGLGEGYASVSVVDGTIYSTGNFEDGQAVVAIDAASGKRLWKQSVTKTQPKHGYEGSRSTPSVDGDRLYIVSSDGAIVCLNRGDGSIRWQREFSDWKGKMMSGWGFSESPLIDGDRVLCTPGGPQGLVVALNKNSGDEIWASQLEAGDDDSLKNGAGYSSIMISQGGGVKQYVQLVGRGLVGIRASDGKQLWLYSRVGNKTANIPTPLIDGDYVFTSTGYGTGSALLKLTADGSGGAKAEEVYWLEANELQNKHGGMILVDGYIYCGTGNGNGLPICVNMKTGENAWGPERGEGKGETSLVYADGHLVMRRDDGTVILVRANPKKMDVVSSFKPEFQQGKSWAHPVISGGRLYLREQDKLMSFDVSKP; this comes from the coding sequence ATGAAAAAAATCGTCTGGTCAATTGTTACCGTGTTTGTGGTCGCAAGCAGTGTTGTTGCCGAGGATTGGCCGCAGTGGCGCGGACAAGCACGCGACGGCAAGAGTTCCGAAACCGGCCTGTTTGGGAACTGGGGTTCCGATGGGCCGCCTGCCGGTTGGACGGCTGAAGGACTGGGAGAAGGCTATGCCAGCGTTTCGGTTGTCGACGGAACGATCTATTCCACCGGTAACTTCGAAGACGGACAGGCGGTTGTTGCGATCGACGCTGCCAGCGGCAAGCGGTTGTGGAAACAAAGCGTTACCAAAACGCAGCCCAAGCATGGTTATGAGGGGAGCCGTTCGACACCGTCGGTCGACGGAGACCGCTTATACATCGTCAGCAGCGACGGCGCGATCGTCTGCCTGAACCGTGGCGATGGGTCGATCCGTTGGCAACGCGAATTCAGCGACTGGAAAGGCAAGATGATGAGCGGCTGGGGATTCAGCGAATCGCCATTGATCGACGGCGACCGCGTCCTCTGCACTCCCGGCGGACCACAGGGTCTTGTCGTGGCGTTGAACAAAAACAGTGGTGACGAAATCTGGGCTTCCCAGCTGGAGGCTGGCGACGACGATTCCTTGAAAAATGGGGCCGGATACTCGTCGATCATGATCAGCCAAGGTGGCGGAGTGAAACAATACGTTCAATTGGTCGGTCGAGGATTGGTCGGAATTCGTGCCAGCGACGGAAAACAACTGTGGCTCTATTCGCGTGTCGGCAACAAGACCGCCAACATCCCGACGCCGTTGATCGATGGCGATTACGTTTTCACCAGCACCGGATACGGAACCGGTTCGGCCCTTTTGAAGTTAACCGCCGATGGATCTGGTGGCGCGAAGGCCGAGGAGGTTTATTGGTTGGAAGCCAATGAACTGCAGAACAAACATGGCGGGATGATTTTGGTCGATGGCTACATTTATTGCGGCACCGGAAATGGCAACGGCTTGCCAATCTGCGTCAACATGAAGACGGGCGAAAACGCATGGGGACCCGAACGTGGCGAAGGCAAAGGAGAAACGAGCCTTGTCTACGCCGATGGTCACTTGGTGATGCGACGCGATGACGGGACGGTGATCTTGGTGCGTGCGAATCCTAAAAAGATGGATGTCGTTTCATCGTTCAAACCCGAGTTCCAACAGGGCAAGAGCTGGGCGCATCCGGTGATCAGTGGTGGCCGGTTGTACTTGCGAGAGCAAGACAAGCTGATGAGCTTTGACGTTAGCAAACCCTAG
- a CDS encoding arylsulfatase yields the protein MSSLRAQSSDRPNVLVILTDDQGWGDLSVNGNTNLSTPNIDSLARDGASFDRFYVCPVCSPTRAEFLTGRYHARSGVYSTSAGGERMNLDERTIAETFRDGGYATGAFGKWHNGMQYPYHPNGRGFDEYYGFCSGHWGDYFSPPLDHNGLIVQGDGFCIDDFTNKAIAFMESNVKQNKPFFTYVPFNTPHAPMQVPDPYWDRFKDKPLAMRHRDPQKEDIDFTRAALAMCENIDDNVGRMLAKLDQWKIADNTIVIYFCDNGPNSWRWNEGMKGRKGATDEGGVRSPLFIRWPKNIPAGKQVTEIAAAIDLLPTLAELTGQKVGGSKPLDGRSLAPLLTRDDADWPDRKIVSHWKNRVSVRNQRFRLDNRGELFEIATDPEQRVNVAEKFPEVVSELTAAAESYQTNVAAGYDDDRRPFPIGHADYRYTQVPARDAIYNGKIVRSNRFPNCSYLTNWTRTEEFISWDATVGASGIYEVQLHYTCPAEDIGSTIELSFGDSKLTCKLTEAHDPPLRGSENDRVKRPESYVKDFKVVTLGRIELAEGPGQLKLKALEIPGDQVMDFRLLFFTKIQ from the coding sequence ATGTCGTCACTTCGGGCCCAGTCAAGCGACCGACCCAACGTGCTTGTCATCCTGACCGATGATCAGGGATGGGGCGATCTAAGCGTCAACGGCAACACCAACTTAAGCACTCCCAACATCGACAGCTTGGCCCGCGATGGGGCCAGCTTCGATCGCTTCTACGTCTGCCCTGTCTGCTCGCCGACACGCGCTGAATTTTTGACGGGGCGATACCACGCGCGAAGCGGAGTCTACAGCACATCGGCCGGCGGCGAGCGAATGAATCTCGACGAGCGGACGATCGCGGAGACCTTCCGCGACGGAGGCTACGCGACCGGAGCGTTTGGGAAATGGCACAACGGGATGCAGTATCCCTATCATCCCAACGGCCGCGGATTCGATGAGTATTACGGTTTTTGCAGCGGTCACTGGGGCGATTACTTCAGCCCGCCGTTGGACCATAACGGACTGATCGTTCAAGGCGACGGCTTCTGCATCGACGACTTCACCAACAAAGCGATCGCGTTCATGGAGTCGAACGTGAAGCAGAACAAACCGTTTTTCACCTATGTGCCGTTCAACACGCCGCACGCCCCGATGCAGGTTCCCGATCCGTATTGGGATCGCTTCAAAGACAAGCCGCTGGCGATGCGGCACCGCGATCCGCAAAAGGAGGATATCGATTTCACCCGCGCCGCGTTGGCGATGTGCGAAAACATCGACGACAATGTCGGCCGCATGTTGGCCAAGCTGGATCAGTGGAAGATCGCCGACAATACGATCGTGATCTACTTCTGCGATAACGGCCCCAATAGCTGGCGTTGGAACGAAGGGATGAAAGGGCGTAAGGGAGCGACCGATGAAGGAGGCGTTCGCTCACCGCTGTTTATCCGCTGGCCCAAAAACATTCCAGCGGGGAAACAAGTTACGGAAATCGCCGCGGCGATCGATCTCTTGCCGACGCTGGCCGAATTGACCGGGCAGAAGGTGGGCGGTTCGAAGCCGTTGGACGGACGTTCGCTCGCACCGCTGCTGACCCGCGACGACGCCGACTGGCCCGATCGCAAGATCGTCTCGCATTGGAAGAACCGAGTCAGCGTTCGCAATCAACGCTTCCGATTGGACAATCGCGGAGAGTTGTTCGAGATCGCGACCGATCCGGAGCAACGCGTTAACGTTGCAGAGAAGTTCCCCGAAGTCGTGTCGGAGCTTACAGCGGCCGCCGAATCCTATCAAACCAATGTCGCCGCCGGATACGACGACGACCGACGCCCCTTCCCGATCGGGCACGCGGATTATCGGTACACGCAAGTCCCCGCCCGCGATGCGATCTACAACGGGAAGATAGTGCGATCCAATCGCTTTCCGAACTGTTCGTACCTAACGAACTGGACCCGCACCGAAGAATTCATCTCTTGGGATGCAACCGTTGGCGCCAGCGGCATCTACGAAGTGCAACTGCATTACACCTGCCCCGCCGAAGATATCGGATCGACGATCGAACTGTCCTTTGGCGACAGCAAATTGACTTGCAAGTTGACCGAAGCCCACGATCCACCGCTGCGAGGCTCCGAGAACGACCGCGTCAAACGCCCCGAATCGTACGTCAAAGATTTTAAAGTCGTCACGCTGGGGCGGATCGAATTAGCCGAGGGTCCCGGCCAATTGAAATTGAAGGCGTTGGAGATCCCCGGCGATCAAGTGATGGATTTCCGGCTGCTCTTCTTCACCAAGATTCAATGA
- a CDS encoding AAA family ATPase — protein MSETFSDPERAEQLVEACQKIRDQVGRVVVGQDTVVEQILIAILARGHCLLEGVPGLAKTLMVRSLADAMHLAFHRIQFTPDLMPADITGTDIIQESDAGHRELVFDKGPIFTQMLLADEINRTPPKTQAALLEAMQEHEVTVGGTTYKLQEPFFVLATQNPIEQEGTYPLPEAQRDRFLFLVNVEYPTRDQEAMIIDRTTGKFDSKVEPVVTGDEIIAFQQTVRMVPLPEHVRNFVLDIVRSVRPREESCLPWVRQLVDWGPGPRACQQLVLASKARALLHGRHHVTLDDIEALALPVLRHRIVPTFNAEAEGISVADIVKRLLADVPRPKAQLL, from the coding sequence GTGTCGGAAACCTTTTCAGATCCAGAACGCGCCGAACAACTTGTCGAAGCCTGTCAAAAGATCCGCGACCAAGTCGGCCGAGTCGTCGTCGGACAGGACACCGTGGTCGAACAAATTTTGATCGCGATCCTTGCCCGTGGTCACTGTTTGTTGGAAGGGGTGCCGGGCCTCGCCAAGACCTTGATGGTCCGTTCGTTGGCCGACGCGATGCACCTGGCGTTTCATCGCATCCAGTTCACGCCCGACCTGATGCCCGCCGATATCACCGGCACCGACATCATCCAAGAATCGGATGCCGGCCATCGCGAACTGGTCTTCGACAAAGGGCCCATCTTCACGCAGATGCTGTTGGCCGATGAGATCAACCGCACGCCACCGAAGACCCAAGCGGCGTTGCTCGAAGCGATGCAGGAGCACGAAGTCACCGTTGGCGGGACGACCTACAAGCTGCAAGAACCGTTCTTCGTTCTGGCGACGCAAAACCCGATCGAACAAGAGGGTACCTATCCGCTGCCCGAAGCCCAGCGCGACCGCTTCCTTTTCTTGGTCAATGTCGAATACCCGACCCGCGATCAAGAAGCGATGATCATCGACCGCACTACAGGCAAATTCGACAGCAAGGTTGAACCGGTCGTCACCGGCGACGAGATCATCGCCTTCCAGCAAACCGTGCGGATGGTGCCGTTGCCCGAACACGTTCGCAATTTTGTCTTGGACATCGTCCGTAGCGTGCGGCCTCGCGAAGAGAGCTGTTTGCCGTGGGTGCGTCAATTGGTCGATTGGGGCCCCGGTCCGCGTGCGTGTCAGCAATTGGTGCTCGCATCCAAGGCGCGAGCTTTGCTACACGGCCGGCATCACGTCACGCTGGACGATATCGAAGCGCTCGCCCTGCCCGTGTTGCGGCATCGGATCGTGCCGACGTTTAACGCCGAAGCCGAAGGGATCAGCGTCGCCGATATCGTCAAACGCTTGTTGGCCGACGTCCCTCGTCCCAAAGCCCAGTTGCTGTAA